TCGCGCTTCCCTCCCAAGCTTGTTGTCCACTTGTGAATGACGCCGGCCCGGCCGCTTCGGCCGAACTCTGCCGCCTCCCGCCACCTCCGCCAGATACCAGGGATAGCGCCGCCGGATGACGTCATAGAGCCACATGCCCTGTTCGTACCAGGTGCGCAAGGAGGCGCAGAGCCAGTCCGAAGGCGAATGCCCCTGGCCGTCGGCCTGGGTGACGTGCCAGGGACAGACGCGCTGGCAGAGCTTCACGGCCCAGCAGGTGTCACACCGGTCCCGGCTCTGGAAATAGGTCTTGAAGTAGGCGGCCAGGCGTGATCGATCCAGGCCCTGTCGCACATCGCCGATGCGGTAGCGCTCCTCGCCCACGTAGCGATGGCAGGGATAGAGGCTGCCGTCCACCCCTGCCGTGAGGGTTCCCCGCCCGACGCCGCAAGGCAGGCGCGGATGCGCCCGGGTGTGGATGGCTCGCACCGCCTTGGCCCAGGGATCGAAACGGACCTTGCGCCCCTGGGCCAGCTGGTCGAGCAGCCGGTCCATGAAGAAATCATCCTGCCGGCGGAGGTAGTCGTTCTCCTGCGGCCCGATGTCGAAAGGCCAATGCTCACGGGCCCTGCCCCAGCTGGGGGTGATGGTGACCTTGCGGAACCCGATCTCCTCCAGGGCCTGGACGATGCGCAGCTGGTTCAGGCAGAGGTTGGAGAGGGTGCAGCGAGCGTTGACCGATCTGCCCCGCGCCAGGAGGCCCCGGACATTCCGGACCGCTGTATCGAAGGAGCCGGCGCCGTCCGCAAAGGGGCGGGCCCGGTCGTGGACGTCCCGGGGGCCGTCCATGCTGACCATGATGCCGAACCGGTGTGCCAGCATGAAGTCCAGAAGCTCCCCGGAAAGGAGCGTGGCGTTGGTGGTGACGGAATACCCCACCTTCCGTCCGGCGGCTGCGGCGACCTTCTGGCTGTAAGCCACCACGAAGCGGATGACCGCCTGGTTGAGCAGGGGCTCGCCGCCGAAAAAGGTGATGCCGATCCTGTCCTTGCTGCTGTGGGCGAACAGGAAATCCACTGCTTGCCGGGCGGTCTCTTCGGACATGAGGCCGTTGGCCAGCGCGCCGTTGGCCGCGATGTAACAGTAGCGGCAGCGCAGGTTGCAGGCCTGGGCGACGCTTAAGGTCAGACTGTTGATGCTGCCGGGCAGCAGCCGGTCAACGTACTGCACATCATCCCGGTGGTCAGGGATCTCGATGGGACCGGTCAGGATCCCCTGGCTCCGCAAGAGATCCAGCTCGTGCCTGGCTTCCCGGGCGCCGGTTCCGCCGCTGGCCGGGGCCGGGCCGTCATCCGGAGCCTCTGCGGCCAGGAGGGCAAAGGCGGCGTCGTCCAGCCTGAGCACGAGACCGGTACGGATGTCGAAGGCAAAAGGCTGCCCCCGGCAGTGGAAGAGATGGTAGGGCGGCAGAGGCAGGGTCTTCATCCGGCGGGATTCCCACAAACGCGCTGCAGGAAAGGGCGGCCCGCCGACCAAGGTGGGGCGTGTCGCCCCGGGTGACCTGGAGCCGAGGCACCCGGTCTCGGGTGGCGCGCGGCAGTTTCCTCCAGCGGCGTCCCCCGTTGCGGGCATCATAGGGGAAGGGGGCGCGGGATTGCAAGCGGCCGAGCTGGAATCCCGAGCCCGAGCTGCCCGTTGGATCGGGACTGGCCATTTGTTCACACTGTTCACTTTTCCCCTTGACAGCCAAGCTATGGTCACGTAGGATGGTTCATAACATGAACCAAACGATTGGTCCTGCTCCCGACAACCGACCCCAGATCCAGCGCCTGCGCCGGCTCATTGCCGAGATCCACTATTGCTGCCGCAACCGCCTGGCCGAGGAGGCCCGGCGCTTCGAGCTGACCCCGGCCGAGGTGCGCTGCCTGCTCCTCTTTGAGCGCCACCGCTACATCACCGGCCTCGAGGTGGCGGACCTCCTGGAGGTGGCCAAGAGCCGGGCCACGGTCATCATCGATGGCCTGGAGGTCAAGGACCTGGTGAAACGGTTGCCGGATCCCACCGATGCCCGGGTGAAGCTGGTCTGCCTCACCCCGGCCGGCCAGCAGAAGATGCGGGAGCTGGACGAGTTCATCCTCGGCCTCCACGGCCGGCTGATGGAGCAGATCGACCCGGCGCAGCGGCCCATGGTGCTGGCGGCCCTGGAGATCCTCCATATCTCCATGGAGACCATGAAGCGCCAGCTGGCCGCTGGCGGGTAAGGGTCTTTTTTTTGTACAAAAAGTTCATAGACTGAACCAGTAACCCTGTGAACCATCTTCCCCAGCCCCAGACGGAGGACAGCACCATGAGCGAGACGACCAAGAAGAAGCGGGTGGCGATCATCGCCTCGAAAGGCACCCTGGACATGGCGTATCCCCCCCTCATCATCGCCTCCACGGCCGCGGCCATGGATGCCGAGGTGGCCATCTTCTTCACCCTCTACGGCGTCGATATCGTCAACAAGAACAAGTACGCCAACCTGCAGATCGCGCCCATCGCCAACCCGGCCATGCCGTCGCCGGTGCCCTTCCCCAACATCCTGGGCATGCTGCCGGGCATGACCGCCATGGGCACCATGATGATGAAGTCCATGATCGGCAAGATCAAATGGCCCTCGATCCCGGAGCTGGTGGAGGCCTGCGTCGCGTCCGACGTGCGACTCATCGCCTGCACCCCGACCCTGGAGATGACCGGTGTCCGCAAGGAGGACCTGGTGGCCGGCACCGAGGTGGCCGGCGCCGCCGACTTCCTGGACTTTGCCCTGGACGCCAACATGAGCCTGTTCGTCTGATCCCCCACACCTGTTTGAAGGAGGAAGCACCATGAGCGCCATCACCCCTGATTCCGTTGTCGACCTCAAGGGCCTCAGCTGCCCGATGCCCGTGCTGCGCACCAAGAAGGCCCTGGACGGCGTGGCCTCCGGCAAGGTCCTGCGGGTGGACCTCACCGATGCCGGCTCCAAGACCGATCTGCCGGCCATGATCAAGCGCACCGGCAATGAGCTGCTGGACACCGAGGAGGCAGGCGGCGTATACACCTTCTATATCCGCAAGAAGTGAGGTCACCCCGCCATTGTGCCGGCGGCCCGTCAACCATGGAGACTGGAGAAGGAGGAGACGCTGTGAAAAAGAGTGTGCTGCTCGCGACCGCCCTGGGCCTGGCCTGCCTGGGTGGCACTTCGGCCCAGGCCACCAACGGTGACAACCTGATGGGCATCGGCCCCATCGCCCGCTCCATGGGCGGGGTGGGCGTGGCCGCGCCCCAGGATGCCATCAGCGCCGTCTTCGCCAACCCCGCCGCCATGTGCTTCAGCCCCTATTGTCCGGGCTCGGAGTTCAACTTCGCCGGTACGGTCTTCGTGCCGACGTCGCATGCCAGAAGCAGCTCCACCTTTCCCCCTCTTGCCGTGCCGCCTTCGGCCGGCGGCGTGCAGGGCAGCGGCAAGAGCGAGGCGGATCCCTACGTCATCCCGGCCATCGGTTTTTCGGTGCCGGTGAACCCCACTTGGCGTTTCGGCCTGGCCGCCTACGGCGTCTCGGGCCTGGGGGTCGACTACCGCAACCAGACAGAGCTGCCCAATCCGATCTATACCGAGTACCAAGTCATGAAGTTCGCCCCCAACCTGGCGGTGATGGTGAACCAGAGCCTGTCGCTGGGGGCGAGCCTGCACGTGGACTATGCCAACCTTGATCTGGCGGCCGGCGGCTCCCATGGCTACACCGCCGGCCTGCAGCTCGGCGGCATTTACAAAATTGGCGATTTCCGGCTTGGCGCCTCCTATGTCATGGCCCAGAAGGTCACCCACGAACGGGTCTTCGACTTCGACGCCAACGGTGTTCTGGACGATCTTGACCTGGAGCAGCCCCAGACGCTCTCCTTCGGGGTCGCGTACAACCCGGATCCGGTGTTCCTGGTGGAGGTGGACGCCAAGTGGCTCAACTGGTCGGATGCCGACGGCTATTCCGACTTCGACTGGTCCGACCAGTGGGTCTTCGCCCTGGGCGTTCAGTACAAGCCGATCGACAAGCTGTCCTTGCGGGCCGGCGTCAACTATGGCGAAAATCCGGTGAACGAGCACCAGGGCTGGAACGCCCTGGCCGCAGCACCGCCAGTCCAGGGCCTAAACGTCTTCGGTGGTCAGTTCGCCTACGAGTACTTCCGTCTGATTGGCTTTCCGGCCGTGGTCGAAACCCACATCGGCCTTGGTATCGGCTACGAAGTCACCGAGGCCTTGTCCCTGAACCTCGGCTACACCCATGCCTTCGAGAATACGGTCAGTGAGACCGGCTACTTTGGCGGGCCGCCGGCTGACGTCACCCTGGAGTCGGACCTCGCCGAGGACTCCTACGAGTTCTCGGTCTCCTGGCGTTTCTAGGCTTCCTGTCCCTTAGCCCTCCCCGGCGGGTGGCGCCTGTTCTGGGCCACCCGCTTTTTTTTGCCCTCGTCCTCACCTCTTGACTCTGGTCAAGGAGGCGGCCGCCGGGGCATGCTACCCTGGCAGCATGAGCCGCCAAGCCGATACCCGCCTCTGGGCCGACCGTCACCTCACCCGCCTGCGCCGCCTGGTCCAGACCGGCTTTGCCCTGGTCTGCCTGTACAGCGGCTGGCGCTTCGTGCAATTCCTGGACTGGGCCCGGGGGGAGTCGGCGGCCTTTGTGCCCCGGCCGCCGGCGGTGGAGGGATTTTTGCCCATCAGCGCCCTGGTGGCAGCCAAGCAGCTCCTTCTTGCCGGCATCTATGACCGGGTGCATCCGGCGGGGCTCACCATCTTCCTGGCGGCCATTGCCATCGCGCTCGTTGCCCGCAAGGGCTTTTGCGGCTGGATCTGCCCGGTGGGCTTCTTCTCCCACCTGCTGGAAGCCGCCGGCCGGCGGTTGGGGATCCTGGTGCGGCTGCCAGGCTGGCTCGATCAGCTCCTGACCGTGCCCAAGTATCTGCTCTTCGCCTTCTTTGCCTTGATCATCCTCTGGCAGATGGATCTGGCCGCCATCCAGGCCTTCCTGGCCACCTCCTACAATCTGGTGGTGGATGCCAAGATGCTGGACTTCTTCATCGCCCCTTCCCGTCCCTGGTGATCCCCAACCTCTGGTGCCGGTTCCTTTGCCCCTACGGCGCCCTCCTGGGCCTGGTCGCTCTGGCCAGCCCCCTGGCGGTGCACCGGCGCCCGGCGGCCTGCATCGGCTGCGGCCGCTGCGACCGGCACTGTCCGGCCGGCATCCGGGTCTCGGCCAAGGAGCGGGTGACAAGCCCGGAGTGCATCGGCTGCCTGACCTGTACCGCCGTTTGCCCGGCCAAGGACTGTCTGACCGTGGCCGCACCCGGCCAGCGGCAGCTGCCGGCCCTGGCCCTGCCGGCGGCGGTCCTCGGGATCTTCCTCCTCTTCTGGGCGGCCGCCAACCTCAGCGGCCATTGGCACACCGAGGTGCCACTGGCCACCCTGAAGGCCCTCTACGCCCAGGATCTGAAGGGCCTGGCCCATCCCTGAAAAGACGGCGGGGTGCGGCGCGGGCGATCGGACCAGTCAGACGGGTCCGACCCGTCCGACCGGTCGAGCTGCCGGCCTCCGTCACGGGAGGCGGGCGGCCTGCCTCTCCGGATTGTGCCCCTGCCTTCGCCCCGGAAAAAGGGGCTTTGCCGACCGCTACCTTTGTGATAGGTTTCCCGCACGGCCGGCGCCTGCCGGCGGTACGGTCATTCCCAGAAACCAGGAGGCAAAAACAGGAGCCATGGACGCGCTGGGCATCTGTCTGGGCGCCTCGACCATCGGTCTCGTGCGCCTCACCCGGTCCACAGCCGGCCCGGAGATCCTCTGGTCCCGGACCCAGGCCCACGAGGGCAACGCCCGCCGGGCCCTCCTGGCCATGCTGGCCGAGATCCCGGATCTGGCCCGGCTGCGCATCGCCGCCACGGGTCGCAAGTTCCGACATTATGTGGCCCTGGCCACCATCTCCGAGCCGGAGGCGGTGGAGCTGGCCACCGCCTTTCTCTTGCCCGCCGGCCACCCGTACCGCACGGTGGTCAGTGCCGGCGGCGAGACCTTCATGGTCTACCAGCTGGACGAATCCGGCCGGGTGCAGGCCATCCATACCGGCAACAAGTGCGCCTCCGGCACCGGCGAGTTCCTGCTGCAGCAGCTGGGCCGTATGAACATCACCCTCGCCGAGGTGGCGGCCATGGCCATCCCGGAGGAGGTGCACAAGGTCTCTGGCCGCTGCTCGGTGTTCTGCAAGAGCGACTGCACCCACGCCCTCAACAAGGGGGTGCCCAAGCCGCAGGTGGTGGCCGGCCTCACCAGGATGCTGGCCGGCAAGATCCTGGAGCTTCTGCGGAAGGCCCCCCACCAGTCGGTGCTGCTGGCCGGCGGCTGCAGCCGCAACCAGACCCTGCTTCACTATCTGCGCCAGGAGATTCCGGATCTCCTGGTGCCGGCGGAGGCCCCGGTCTTCGAGGCCCTGGGAGCCGGGCTGTGGGCCCTGGCCAACGAGGCGCCGGCCTTTCCCGGCCTCGATGGGGTGCTGGTGGAGCGGGGCACCAGCTTCTCCTTCCTGCGGCCCCTGGCGGAATTCCAGGAGCAGGTGAGCTTCCAGAGCCATCCCTGGGCCGAAGCCGCGGCCGGTGACGAGACGGTGCTCGGTCTCGACGTGGGCTCCACCACCACCAAGGGGGTGATCCTGCGGCGAGCCGACAAGGCGATCCTGGCCGCCGACTACCTGCGCACCAACGGCGACCCGGTGGGCGCCTCGCGCCAGGTCTACGCCAGCCTCGCCCGGCAGCTGGCGGCGCCGGTGCGCATCGTCGGCCTGGGCGTTACCGGCTCCGGCCGTCAGATCGCCGGGCTCCATGCCATGACCGGCGGGGTGATCAACGAGATCATCGCCCATGCCACGGCAGCGGTGCATTTCGATCCCGAGGTGGACACCATCTTCGAGATCGGCGGCCAGGATGCCAAGTACACCTACATCACCAACGGGGTGCCCAGCGACTATGCCATGAACGAGGCCTGCTCCGCCGGCACCGGCTCCTTTCTCGAGGAGGCGGCCAAGGAGAGCCTGGGCATCCCGGTGGCGGACATCGGCCCCCGGGCCCTGGCAGGAGCCCGGCCCCCCAACTTCAACGACCAGTGCGCCGCCTTCATCGGCTCGGACATCAAGGGTGCGGTGCAGGAGGGCATCGCCACCGACGATATCCTGGCCGGCCTCGTCTACTCCATTTGCATGAACTACACCAACCGGGTGAAGGGCAACCGGCCGGTGGGCAACAAGGTCTTCATGCAGGGCGGCGTCTGCTACAACCCGGCCATCCCGGTGGCCATGGCGGCGCTGACCGGCAAGAGGATGGTGGTGCCGCCGGATCCCGGCCTCATGGGCGCCTTCGGCGTCGCCCTGGTGGTGAGCCACCGCCTGGACCAGGGACTCTTGGCCCCGGGGACCTTCGATCTTGCCCGGCTGGCAGCCCGGGAGGTGAGCCACAAGAAGAGCTTCCGCTGCACCGGCGGCAAGGAGCGCTGCGACCGGGGCTGCGAGATCGCTCGCATCGCCATCGAGGGCCGGATCTACCCCTTCGGCGGCATCTGCAACCGCTACGACAACCTCATCCACCGGCGGAAGGTCGACACCGCCGGCCTGGACCTGGTGCAGGCCCGGCAGCGGCGGGTGTTCCGGGACCTGGCGCCGGCGAGCCCGGAGGACCGGCGGCCGGCGGTGGGCATGAACCGCTCCTTTCTGGTCAACACCTATTTTCCCCTGTGGAACGCCTTCTTCGCCGGCCTGGGCTACCGGCTGCTGCTGCCGGAGCGGCCGGTGGCGGCCGGCATCGACCGCAAGGGTGCGCCGTTCTGCTATCCGGTGGAGCTGGCCCACGGCCAGATGGCCGATCTGGTGGCCCGGCAGCCGGACATCCTCTTCCTGCCCCATGTGAAGGGCCTGCCCCGGGAGGAAGGGGGATCCTCCTGCACCTGCGTCTTTGTGCAGGCCGAGGGCAGCTATCTGGCCGCCGCCTTCCCGGAGCTGGCTGGCATCCGCACCCTGTCCGGCTGCTTCGATTTTGCGGCTGGCATCGAGGCCAGCCGGGAGGCCTTCTTCGGGGTGGCCCGGGAGCTGGGGGCGGACCGCCGCGGGGCGGAGGCGGCCCTGGCCGCCGGCATCGCCGCCCAGGAGGCCTTGCGCCAGGATCTGAAGCGGCTGGGCGCCGAGGCCCTGGCCGCCCTGGAGGGCAGCCCGGACGCCACGGCGGTGGTTCTGTTCGGGCGGCCCTACAACGCCTTCGCGCCGGAGGCCAACAAGGGCATCCCGGCCAAGCTCGCCTCCCGGGGTGTGCGCATCATCCCCTTCGACTGCCTGCCCTTCGAGACCGAGGCCCTGGCGCCGGAGATGAACATGTACTGGGCCCTGGGCCGGATGCTCCTGCAGACCGCCCAGCTGGTGCGGCGCCACCCGCAGCTCTTTGCCACCTACATCACCAACTTCTCCTGCGGCCCGGATTCCTTCCTGTTGTCCTACTTCCGGGACGTCCAGGGCGACAAGCCCAGCCTGACCCTGGAGCTGGACAGCCACACCGCCGACGCCGGTCTCGAGACCCGCATCGAGGCCTTTCTCGACATCGTCGCCTCCTACCGGCAGCTGACCAGGGAGCGACCGGCCAGCGCCGGCCGCCGCGCCTTCGCCCCCTCCCGGGTGGACTACCGGGATGGCCAGGCGGGGGTGACGGATGCCGCCGGCCGCTGGCTGCCTTTGCGGGACGAGCGGATCAAGGTGCTGGTGCCGGCCATGGGCCGCTACGGCACGCCGCTGCTCACCCGGGCCTTTGCCCGGGTGGGGGTCCGTTCCGAGGCCCTGCCGCCGGCCGACGATGAGATCCTGAAGCTGGGCCGGGGCAATTCCTCCTGCAAGGAGTGTCTGCCCCTCCAGACCACCGTCGGCTCCATGCTCCACTACCTCACCAACGGCCGGCCGGAGGACGAGGTCACCGCCTACTTCATGCCCTCGGCAGAGGGGCCCTGCCGCTTCGGCCAGTACCACGTCTTCTCCCAGCGGGTCATCGCCCGCCAGCGCATCCCCAACGCCGCGGTCCTGGCCCTCAACTCCCTGAACGGCTACGGCGGGCTGGGCGACCGCTTCACGCTCGCCGCCTGGCGGGGGGTGATCATCGGCGATCTTTTTGACGAGATGTGGTCCACGGTGCTGGCCGGCGCCGCCGACCGGCAGCAAGGCCTCACCGTGCTGGAGGCGGAATTCGCCCGGGTGCTGGCGGTGATCGACCAGGACTGGCGGGCCATCGCCGGCCAGCTCAAGGCGAGTGCCAGGGCCCTGGCCGCCATCCCGCTCTCCCGGCCCTATGCCGAGATCCCCAAGGTATCCCTCATTGGCGAGATCTATGTCCGCCACGATCCCATCGCCCTGCAGCGTCTGGTGGAGCGTCTGGCCGACCGGGGGATCATCGTCCGTACCGCGCCGAACAGCGAATGGATCAAGTACGTGGACTGGCTGGTGAAGACCGGCGTCGAGGGGGAGCGGGACCTGGGCTTCTGGCTGCGGCATTACGTCAAGCGCTTCTTCGACCACCGCATCCGGCGCCTCCTGGCCCCGGCGGGGCTCTTCTTCGACGAGAGCGTCCAGCCCCAGGACCTCGTCCGCCTGGGCGAGGCCTTCATCCCCCGCCAACTCACCGGCGAGGCCATCCTGACGGTGGGCTCCGCCTTCCACGAGATTCTGCACCCGGCCTGCGGCATCATCTCCATCGGGCCCTTCGGCTGCATGCCCACCCGGGTGGCGGAGTCGATCCTCTCCGAACAGTTCACCACCAGCCGCACCCGGCAGCTCCTTGCCGCCTGCGGCCACCGGCCCCACGGCGCCCGGGCGGTCGTGCTGGCCCAGGAGCGCAAGCTGCCGTTTCTGGCCATCGAGACCGATGGCAACGCCTTCCCGCAGCTCATCGAGGCCCGCCTGGAGGCCTTCAGTCTCCAGGCCAAGAGGCTCAATGACCAGCTCCTGGCGGCGAGCTGAGCCGTCTTCTT
The DNA window shown above is from Thermodesulfobacteriota bacterium and carries:
- a CDS encoding 4Fe-4S dicluster domain-containing protein, whose product is MIPNLWCRFLCPYGALLGLVALASPLAVHRRPAACIGCGRCDRHCPAGIRVSAKERVTSPECIGCLTCTAVCPAKDCLTVAAPGQRQLPALALPAAVLGIFLLFWAAANLSGHWHTEVPLATLKALYAQDLKGLAHP
- a CDS encoding radical SAM protein, producing the protein MKTLPLPPYHLFHCRGQPFAFDIRTGLVLRLDDAAFALLAAEAPDDGPAPASGGTGAREARHELDLLRSQGILTGPIEIPDHRDDVQYVDRLLPGSINSLTLSVAQACNLRCRYCYIAANGALANGLMSEETARQAVDFLFAHSSKDRIGITFFGGEPLLNQAVIRFVVAYSQKVAAAAGRKVGYSVTTNATLLSGELLDFMLAHRFGIMVSMDGPRDVHDRARPFADGAGSFDTAVRNVRGLLARGRSVNARCTLSNLCLNQLRIVQALEEIGFRKVTITPSWGRAREHWPFDIGPQENDYLRRQDDFFMDRLLDQLAQGRKVRFDPWAKAVRAIHTRAHPRLPCGVGRGTLTAGVDGSLYPCHRYVGEERYRIGDVRQGLDRSRLAAYFKTYFQSRDRCDTCWAVKLCQRVCPWHVTQADGQGHSPSDWLCASLRTWYEQGMWLYDVIRRRYPWYLAEVAGGGRVRPKRPGRRHSQVDNKLGREAR
- a CDS encoding DsrE/DsrF/DrsH-like family protein, producing the protein MSETTKKKRVAIIASKGTLDMAYPPLIIASTAAAMDAEVAIFFTLYGVDIVNKNKYANLQIAPIANPAMPSPVPFPNILGMLPGMTAMGTMMMKSMIGKIKWPSIPELVEACVASDVRLIACTPTLEMTGVRKEDLVAGTEVAGAADFLDFALDANMSLFV
- a CDS encoding MarR family transcriptional regulator, translated to MNQTIGPAPDNRPQIQRLRRLIAEIHYCCRNRLAEEARRFELTPAEVRCLLLFERHRYITGLEVADLLEVAKSRATVIIDGLEVKDLVKRLPDPTDARVKLVCLTPAGQQKMRELDEFILGLHGRLMEQIDPAQRPMVLAALEILHISMETMKRQLAAGG
- a CDS encoding sulfurtransferase TusA family protein, translating into MSAITPDSVVDLKGLSCPMPVLRTKKALDGVASGKVLRVDLTDAGSKTDLPAMIKRTGNELLDTEEAGGVYTFYIRKK
- a CDS encoding acyl-CoA dehydratase activase, coding for MDALGICLGASTIGLVRLTRSTAGPEILWSRTQAHEGNARRALLAMLAEIPDLARLRIAATGRKFRHYVALATISEPEAVELATAFLLPAGHPYRTVVSAGGETFMVYQLDESGRVQAIHTGNKCASGTGEFLLQQLGRMNITLAEVAAMAIPEEVHKVSGRCSVFCKSDCTHALNKGVPKPQVVAGLTRMLAGKILELLRKAPHQSVLLAGGCSRNQTLLHYLRQEIPDLLVPAEAPVFEALGAGLWALANEAPAFPGLDGVLVERGTSFSFLRPLAEFQEQVSFQSHPWAEAAAGDETVLGLDVGSTTTKGVILRRADKAILAADYLRTNGDPVGASRQVYASLARQLAAPVRIVGLGVTGSGRQIAGLHAMTGGVINEIIAHATAAVHFDPEVDTIFEIGGQDAKYTYITNGVPSDYAMNEACSAGTGSFLEEAAKESLGIPVADIGPRALAGARPPNFNDQCAAFIGSDIKGAVQEGIATDDILAGLVYSICMNYTNRVKGNRPVGNKVFMQGGVCYNPAIPVAMAALTGKRMVVPPDPGLMGAFGVALVVSHRLDQGLLAPGTFDLARLAAREVSHKKSFRCTGGKERCDRGCEIARIAIEGRIYPFGGICNRYDNLIHRRKVDTAGLDLVQARQRRVFRDLAPASPEDRRPAVGMNRSFLVNTYFPLWNAFFAGLGYRLLLPERPVAAGIDRKGAPFCYPVELAHGQMADLVARQPDILFLPHVKGLPREEGGSSCTCVFVQAEGSYLAAAFPELAGIRTLSGCFDFAAGIEASREAFFGVARELGADRRGAEAALAAGIAAQEALRQDLKRLGAEALAALEGSPDATAVVLFGRPYNAFAPEANKGIPAKLASRGVRIIPFDCLPFETEALAPEMNMYWALGRMLLQTAQLVRRHPQLFATYITNFSCGPDSFLLSYFRDVQGDKPSLTLELDSHTADAGLETRIEAFLDIVASYRQLTRERPASAGRRAFAPSRVDYRDGQAGVTDAAGRWLPLRDERIKVLVPAMGRYGTPLLTRAFARVGVRSEALPPADDEILKLGRGNSSCKECLPLQTTVGSMLHYLTNGRPEDEVTAYFMPSAEGPCRFGQYHVFSQRVIARQRIPNAAVLALNSLNGYGGLGDRFTLAAWRGVIIGDLFDEMWSTVLAGAADRQQGLTVLEAEFARVLAVIDQDWRAIAGQLKASARALAAIPLSRPYAEIPKVSLIGEIYVRHDPIALQRLVERLADRGIIVRTAPNSEWIKYVDWLVKTGVEGERDLGFWLRHYVKRFFDHRIRRLLAPAGLFFDESVQPQDLVRLGEAFIPRQLTGEAILTVGSAFHEILHPACGIISIGPFGCMPTRVAESILSEQFTTSRTRQLLAACGHRPHGARAVVLAQERKLPFLAIETDGNAFPQLIEARLEAFSLQAKRLNDQLLAAS
- a CDS encoding 4Fe-4S binding protein, encoding MSRQADTRLWADRHLTRLRRLVQTGFALVCLYSGWRFVQFLDWARGESAAFVPRPPAVEGFLPISALVAAKQLLLAGIYDRVHPAGLTIFLAAIAIALVARKGFCGWICPVGFFSHLLEAAGRRLGILVRLPGWLDQLLTVPKYLLFAFFALIILWQMDLAAIQAFLATSYNLVVDAKMLDFFIAPSRPW
- a CDS encoding outer membrane protein transport protein, which encodes MKKSVLLATALGLACLGGTSAQATNGDNLMGIGPIARSMGGVGVAAPQDAISAVFANPAAMCFSPYCPGSEFNFAGTVFVPTSHARSSSTFPPLAVPPSAGGVQGSGKSEADPYVIPAIGFSVPVNPTWRFGLAAYGVSGLGVDYRNQTELPNPIYTEYQVMKFAPNLAVMVNQSLSLGASLHVDYANLDLAAGGSHGYTAGLQLGGIYKIGDFRLGASYVMAQKVTHERVFDFDANGVLDDLDLEQPQTLSFGVAYNPDPVFLVEVDAKWLNWSDADGYSDFDWSDQWVFALGVQYKPIDKLSLRAGVNYGENPVNEHQGWNALAAAPPVQGLNVFGGQFAYEYFRLIGFPAVVETHIGLGIGYEVTEALSLNLGYTHAFENTVSETGYFGGPPADVTLESDLAEDSYEFSVSWRF